In Ornithinibacter aureus, the genomic stretch TTCGACCCCGCGCGCGACTCCCTCTACCCCGACCGCATCCGCCGCCGCCCGCCGGGGGTCGACTCGGCCGGCCTCGGCTCCCACCTCGACCCCGGCACCCTCGACCTGTGGATGACGACTGCCTACCAGCAGGCCTTCCGGCACCTGTTCGACGGCACGGTCGAGCAGTACGACCCGTGGGACGCCGCCCACCGCACCGCCGGCCCGCAGTACCCGGGCTCGACCATGTGCTCGGCCTTTCGCACCTTCCAGGGCTGGACGGCCCTGTCCGACATGGACCACGACCAGGGGGTGCTGCACACCGTGCCGATCCCCGAGGCGATGGGCTACCTCATGCTGCGTCCGCTGCTCGATGACGTCGCCGACGACGACATGTGCGGGGTCACGACCGGGCAGGTCTTCCCCGCCACCGAGACGTGGCACTCCCTCCTGCTGCGCGCCATGGCCGGCATCCCCGACGTGCGCGCCGGCGACTCGGTCTGGTGGCACGCCGACATGATCCACAGCGTCGCGCCGGTGCAGGACCAGCAGGGCTGGGGCAACGTCATGTACATCCCCGCCGCACCCTGGTGCCCCCGCAACGAGGTCTACAGCGAGCACGTGCGCGAGGCCTTCCTCACCGGCTCCAGCCCGAGCGACTTCCCCGAGGAGCACTACGAGCGCGAGTGGCCCAACCGGTTCAGCGCGGCAGACCTCAACGAGACCGGCCGCGCCGGTCTCGGGATGGCCTGAGCCCAATTCGGCGGCGTCCTGCCGGCTGGGACCCCCTCTGCGGACCCACCGACCGGCAGAAGGGCCCGTCGGCCCGACCGGCCACGCTCGAGGCGACGCGCGATCGACACCACTGCCGGTTAGTCGGCCCGCCCCCCAGGCGAGATCGCTACGCCAAGGGGCCGGTGACGGCCTCGGCCGCGCGCCGGATGCTCCCGTCGACGACCAGACCCACAGCCGTCTCGATCTCGGGAGCCAACCAGCGGTCGGGACCGGGGCGGCCGGCATCCGACGCCGTGAGCGTGGCGACGACGGATGCCGTCGCGGGCGCCGGTTCCAGCGGCGCCCGCAGCTGGATGCCGCGCGCCGCGGTGAGCACCTCGACCGCCAGCACGCGCGACAAGCCGTCGACGCTGCGGCGCAGCTTGCGAGCCGAGGACCAGCCCATGGAGACGTGGTCCTCCTGCATGGCCGAGCTCGGGATGGAGTCGACGGAGGCGGGTGCGGCCAGGCGCTTCATCTCGGAGACGATGGCGGCCTGGGTGTACTGCGCGATCATGTGGCCGCTGTCGACGCCGGGGTCGTCGGCGAGGAACGGCGGCAGGCCGTGGTTGCGTGCCTTGTCGAGGAACCGGTCGGTGCGGCGCTCGGACATGGAGGCGACGTCGGCCGCGACGATGGCGAGGAAGTCGAGCACGTAGGCCACCGGGGCGCCGTGGAAGTTGCCGTTGCTCTCGACGCGACCGTCCGGGGTGACGACGGGGTTGTCGACCGCCGAGGCGAGCTCCCAGCCGGCGACGCGGGCGGCGTGGTCGACCGTGTCGCGGGCGGAGCCGGTGACGATCGGGGCGCAGCGCAGCGAGTAGGCGTCCTGGACGCGGGTGCAGGCCTCGGTGCGGTGGCTCTCACGAATACCGCTGTGCGCCATCAGGGTTCGGATGTTTTCGGCTGACACGGCCTGACCCGGCTGGGGCCGCAGGGCGTGCAGGTCGGCGGCGAAGACGTCGTCGCTGCCGAACAGGCCCTCGACCGACATGGCCGTCGCGACATCGGCGACGACGAGCAGGTCGCGCAGGTCGTGGATGGCCAGGCAGAGCATGCCGAGCATGCCGTCGGTGCCGTTGATGAGGGCCAGGCCCTCCTTCTCCTGGAGCTCGACCGGCGCGATGCCGGCGTCCGCGAGGGCCTGCGCGGCCGGCATCCGATCGCCGTTCGCGTCGCGAACCTCACCCTCGCCCATGAGCGCGAGCGCGCAGTGCGACAGCGGCGCGAGGTCGCCGGAGCAGCCGAGCGAGCCGTACTCGTGCACGACCGGCGCGATGCCGGCGTTGAGCATGGCGACGTAGGTGGTCAGGGTCTCCTCGCGGATGCCGGTGCGCCCGGTCGCCAGCGTCGAGATGCGCAACAGCATCAGGGCGCGCACGACCTCTCGCTCGACCTCGGGGCCGGAACCGGCCGCGTGGGAGCGGACGAGGGAGCGCTGCAGCTGGCGGCGCATCTCGGTGGGGATGTGGCGGGTGGCCAGCGCCCCGAAGCCGGTGGAGACTCCGTAGTGCGGTTCGGTGTCGTCGGCCAGCCCGCGGATGACCTCGCGGGTGCGGCGCACCTCGGCGAGCGACTCCGGGGCCAGGGCGATCGGGGCGTCGTGGCGGGCGACCTGCACGACCTCGTCGATGGTGAGGGGGCCGAGACCGACGGTGACGGGCTCGAGGCCGGGGGTGGAGGATGCGCTGCTCATGACGTCCATTGGAGCGCGACGGATGCCGTCCGCGACAGGCGAGCGGACGGCATACCGTCTCAGGGGCGAGACTCGACACCGGCTCCCGGCCCTGTAACCCGAGTGACCGATAGGTCGACCCAGGTCCGGCGCCGACGGTCCGGGACGTCCCCCGAGTGACCAATAGGTCGATGTGGGTACGGGCTGCCCGTACCCCGAGTGACCTATTGGTCGATCTCGGTACGCTCAGCGGCGGCGACGAGGGCCGCGTACTGCCCTCCGGAAGCGACGAGCTCGTCGTGGGTGCCCGACTCCACGAGGCGGCCGGCGTCGAGCACGGCGATCCGGTCGGCGTCGCGCACGGTCGACAGGCGGTGGGCGATCGTGATGGTGGTGCGTCCACGGGCCAGCTCGTCGAGCGCCCGCTGGAGGGCCCGCTCGGTGCTGGTGTCGAGCGCCGAGGTGGCCTCGTCGAGCACGAGCACCGGGGGGTCGCGCAGGATCGTGCGGGCAACAGCGAGTCGCTGCTGCTCACCCCCGGAGAAGCGGTGCCCACGCGCCCCCACGACGGTGTCGAGTGCGTCTGGCAGGGACGCCACGAGGTCGGCGACCTGGGCGGCGGCCAGCGCCGCCCACAGCTCCCCCTCGCTCGCCTCGGGGCGGGCAAGCAGCAGGTTGTCACGCACCGGGGCGTGCACGAGGTAGCTCTCCTGAGAGACCACACCGACGATCGATGCGAGCACGTCGGGGTCGAGGTCGCGCACGTCGACACCGTCCACCGTGACGCGGCCGGCATCCGGGTCGTGGAGGCGGGCAAGGAGGCCTGCGACGGTCGACTTGCCCGATCCGGTGGCCCCGACGAGGGCCAGCGTCGACCCGGCCGGAACCGCGAGCGTGAGCCCGGCGACGGCATCCCGGTCGGCGCCGGGGTAGCGCAGGGTGACTCCCTCGATGGCCACCGAACCACGCACGGATGCCGGGTCGAGCGACACCGGGTGCGTCGGCGCCGGAACGTCGGGCACCAGGTCGAGGTACTCGAAGACCCGCGAGAACAGCGCCATCGACGCCACCCACTGGGCACCCACGTTGAGCAGCCCCATGAGCGGGCGGAAGATGCCGGCCTGAAGCGTCGTGAACGCGACGAGCGTGCCGATCGTCATGCCGCTCGACGTCGCCGGCAGGCCGGCCGCGAGGTAGACCAGCGCCGGGATGACCGCAAAGACGATCTGCATCGTGGCCATCCGCCAGCGCCCGGCCAGCTGCGAGCGCAGCTCGAGGTCGACGAGCTCGTGCGAGGTCGTCGCGAAGCGCTGTGCGTTGCGGGTCGAGGTGCCGAGCGTCTTGGCCAGGCGCACGCCGCTCACCGAGAGCCCCTCGTCGATCTGGTGGTTGAGGTCGGCGAGGTGGCGTTGCTGCTGGGCGGTCACGGCTCGTCGGATCAGGGCGACCTTGCGCGTGAGCCAGAGGGCCGGCGGGATGACGAGCAGCGACAGCAGGGCCAGGCGCCACGAGAGCGCGACCATCGCGATGGCCGTGGCGACGGCGGTCGTGAGGTTGGCCGCGATCGAGGTGGCTGTCGAGGTGACGACGCCCTGCATCCCGTTGACGTCGTTGGTCAGCCGCGACTGCACCTCGCCGCCGCGGGTGCGCGTGAAGAAGCCCAGCGACTGGCGCTGGAGGTGGGTGAACACGCGTGTTCGCAGTTCGTGCATGACGCGCTGGCCGACCTGGGTCGACAGCCACGTCTGGAGCACGCCGAGCAGCTGGGTGATCGCCGCGACGGCGACCATGCCGCCGACGGCGAGCAGCAGCAGGCGCACGTCCTGCCGGGGCAGCGCGACGTCGACGATCTCGCGCACGAGGAACGGCTGGGCGAGCGACACGATGCTCGTCGCGACGATGATCGCGACGACGACGGCCACCCGGCCGCGGTGCGGGCGGAAGAGTGCGAGGACGCGGGAGATCGGCACGGGGGCGTCGGCGAGCTGGGCCCTGTCGCGGGGGTCGATGGTCATGGCACCGCCGCGACCACCGCCACCGCCTCGGCCGCCTCGCTCAGCGCGCTCGGTCAGGGGGCTGGGTGCCATTGGGCTGGAGGAGAAGGGGGTGGATGCCGTGGCGCCGGGGCCGTGGGACGCGCCGGCGTGCGGGGATCGGGTTTCAGTGAGGGTCGCCGTCATGGGCGTCCTCCTCTCGAACGAAGCAGTTAGTGAGGTTACCTCACAATGAGTCAAACACACGACCTCGCGCTAGCATTCCCGGCATGACCCGGCCCACCTCGTCCGAGACCCCCGACCTCGGTGACCTCGTCATGCGGGTGGCGCGCACCCTGCGCCGACGCGGCGCCGAGGCCATGGCCCCGTGGGAGATCGCCCCGCACCACGCTCGCGCCCTGAAGGTCATCAGCCGCCACGAAGGCCTCCGGCTCGGGGAGCTGGCCGCACACCTGCGGGTCGCACCCCGGTCGGTGACCGATGTCGTCGACGCCCTCGAGTCTCGCGGTCTCCTCGCCCGAGAACCCGACCCCGGCGACCGGCGGGCGACGGTGTTGGTGCTCACGGCATCCGGACGGCAGTTGATGCAGGAGATCGGGCAGGCCCGACGCGCGGACGCCGACACGTACTTCGCCCGCCTCAGCGCCACCGACCGCGCGGACCTCGAGCGCATCCTGCGCACCCTGGATACCGCGGGCTGACGCGATGGCGAATGCTCCCGCGGCCGGCCAGGCCCTCGACGTGCTCGGCCTCATCGCCCGGCGCGGCGAGCCGGTGCCCGCAGCAGCCATCGCGCGTGACCTCGGGCTGCCCCGCTCGACCGTCTACCACCTGCTCACGGTGCTCGTGGACCGCGGGTACGTGCGCCACCTGCCCGAGGCCCGTCGCTACGGGTTGGGGCTCGCGGCGTACGAACTGGGCTCGGCCTACCAACGTCAGGCCCCGCTGGAGCGACTGGCCCGTGGCGTCATGGACCATCTCGTCGACCAGACCGGACACAACGCCCACCTCGCCGTGCTGCATGGGCGCGACGTGCTCTACGTGATCGAGCAGCGCGCCACCGGGAGACCGTTGTTGGTCACCGACGTAGGGGTGCGACTACCAGCCGTGCTCACGGCATCCGGCCTCGCGATGCTCGCGGCGCTGCCACCGGCACAGGTGCGGGCCCTGTTCCCCGACCGCACTGCGCTCGTCCAGCGCGACGGTCGCGGGCCGGCATCCACGACGCGGCTGCGGGCCGAGTTGCAGACGGTGCGGCAGCGGGGGCACGCCGTGGAGGACGGCCTCGTGACACCCGGCATCGGCTCGGTCGCCGTCGCCGTGCTCGACCACAACGACTATCCGGTGGCGGGGGTGGCGGTGAGCTACCCGCAGGCCGACGTGGATGCCGTGGCGACCGCCGCGCTCGTGCGCGCGGTCACGCAGGCGGCCGGGTCGCTGGGGCGGCGGCTCGGCCGGGTCACCCGCTGACCGTGGGACAGATGTGACCAAAAGGTCAGATATGTCCCAGGCGGGTCGCGGCCTACGGTGGGTGGCATGAAGGCGATCACGATCCCCGAGTTCGGCGGCCCCGAGGCCCTGGTGCTCAGCGAGGTGCCCGACCCCGAGCCCGGCACCGGCGAGGTGCTGGTGCAGGTGGCCGCCGCCGGGGTCAACCGCGCCGACGTGCTGCAGCGGCAGGGCCACTACGCACCGCCACCCGGCGAATCCGAGGTGCCCGGGCTCGAGGTCAGCGGCACGATCGAGGCCCTGGGCGACGGGGTCGAGGGCTGGTCGGTCGGCGACGAGGTGTGTGCGCTGCTCTCGGGCGGGGGGTACGCCGAACTGGTGCGCGTGCCCGCTGGTCAGCTGCTGCCGGTGCCGAGCGGGGTCTCGCTCATCGAGGCCGCGGCGCTTCCCGAGGTCACGTGCACCGTGTGGTCCAACGTGTTCCTCACCGCCAACCTCCAGCCCGGCGAGACCCTGCTCGTGCACGGTGGGTCCTCCGGCATCGGGACGATGGCCATCCAGCTCGGTCGGGCGATCGGCGCCGTCGTGGCCGTCACGGCCGGGTCGCCGGAGAAGCTGGCGGCCTGCGCCGACCTCGGCGCCGAGGTGCTCGTCAACTACCGCGAGGAGGACTTCGTCGAGCGGGTGCTGGCCGCCACCGACGGAGCGGGCGCGGACGTCGTGCTCGACAACATGGGAGCCAAGTACCTCGCGCGCAACGTCGCGGTGCTCGCCACCGGTGGCCGGCTCGTGGTCATCGGGATGCAGGGCGGCACCCGCGCCGAGCTCGACCTCGGCGTGCTGCTGCGCAAGCGGGCCGCGGTGATTGCGACGTCGCTGCGGGCCCGGCCCCTCGGCGAGAAGGCCACGATCGTCGCGGCCGTGCGCGAGCACGTGTGGCCGCTCATCGAGGCAGGTGAGGTGCGCCCGGTGGTGATGTCACGGCATCCGCTCGCCGACGCCGCAGCCGCCCACCGCGAGCTCGAGGCGAGCGCCCACATCGGCAAGATCCTGCTGACCCCCTGACCTCTGTCGCGCAGTCGCGCGCACGTCGGTATGAGGATGCTCGCGCGCGTGGGTGCGCGGATGGGGTAGACATCAGGGCATGAGCACCGTCGCCCTGGTCCTGACGGGCCTCGTGGCCCTGATCCACGTCTACATCGTGCTGCTCGAGATGCTCTGGTGGGACACCCCGCGCGGCCGTGCTGCTTTCGGCACGAGCCGCGAGCTCGCCTCTCAGACGAAGGTGCTCGCCGCCAACCAGGGCCTGTACAACGGATTCCTCGTCGCGGGCCTGCTGCTGGCGATGGTAGGGCCGAGCGAGCACCGGTTCGCGTTCGCGGTGTTCACCCTGGGCTGTGTCATCGTCGCCGGGCTGTACGGGGCTGCGACGGCGAGCCGCAAGATCCTGTTCGTGCAGACGGTGCCCGCGGCCCTGGCGCTCGCCGCGCAGTTCCTCGCCCGCTGAGCCCCACTCCCTGAGACTGATTGCACTCCAGCCACCTCCCCCCTTCCCGACTTCGTGCGACTTGCGTGCGCCTCTGGCCGGGAATCCGGCGCTGAAGGGCACCGAAGTCGCACGAAGTCGGGAGGGGTGGACGTGTTGCGGGGGGCGTGAATACTCGGTATACATGAGCCCACGGCGGGGTACATACCGAGTATTCGGCGACGAGAGGGGGCGGCGATGTCCGTCAGATCTGGACTCATGGCACTCCTCGCCGAGGGGGAGAAGTACGGAGCCCAGCTGCGCAGCGAGTTCGAGGCACGCACCGGCGGCACCTGGCCACTCAACGTCGGGCAGGTCTACACCACGCTCGACCGTCTCGTGCGCGACGGCCTCGTGGAACAGGCGAGCGAGCCGGATGCCGAGGGGCGCATCACGTACCGGCTCACCTCCGCGGGCCGGCAGGTTCTCGACGCCTGGTGGACCACGCCGGTGGACCGCACCAACACTCCTCGCGACGAGCTGACGATCAAGCTCGCCCTCGTCGTGACCGCCCCCGGGGTCGACGTGCCCCGGGTTGTCCAGGCCCAGCGAACGGCCACGCTGCAGCACCTGCGAGACCTCACCCGCCTCAAGCGAGAGGCCCTCGGCAGCACAGAGGGGGCTGCCGAGGGCCTGGCCGTGCGCGCCGGCCGGGCCGGCGCCGGTGGCGAGAGAGGGGCCATCGGGGAGGACCCGATCGCGTGGCTGCTCGTCCTGGAGAACCTCATCTTCGCGACCGAGGGCGAGGCCCGATGGCTCGACCACGTCGAGACGGTCATCGCCCGCCGGCGCCCTCGGCCTGCGTACGCCGATCCGCACAGGACTCCGGACCACCAGACCCCGGCCACCCACCCACGCGGCGCCGACCCGGCATCCGACACCACGGCATCCACCACCGCCCGCCACCACGCCAGCACGACCCACCACACGTACACCGCGGGAAACCAGTCATGAGCACACCACACGTCGTCCTCACCGACGTCACGCGCATCCACGGCGACCGGAACATGGCGGTCGTCGCGCTCGCCGGGGTCAGCCTCGACATCCACCTCGGCGAACTCGTCGCCGTCATGGGGCCGAGCGGTTCGGGCAAGTCGACGCTGCTCAACATGGCGGGCGGCCTCGACCGACCGACGAGCGGCACCGTCACCATCGCCGGCGACCGACTGACCGACCTCGCACCGCGCGACCTCGCCAAGCTGCGGCGTCGCCGGATGGGCTTCATCTTCCAGGACTACAACCTCATCCCGAGCCTGACCGCGGCCGAGAACGTCGCGCTGCCGCTCGAGCTCGACGGCACGCGCGCCAGCCAGGCCCGGCGTCAGGCCCGCCGCACCCTCGACCTGATGAACCTCATGGAGCTCTCCGACCGCTTCCCCGACCAGATGTCCGGCGGCCAGCAGCAGCGCGTCGCCATCGCCCGCGCGCTCGTCGGAAGCCGCCGCTTCGTGCTCGCCGACGAACCGACCGGAGCCTTGGACAGCCACACCGGCGAAGAGGTGCTGCGTGTGCTGCGCGAGCGCTGCGACGAGGGGGTCGCCGGGCTGCTCGTCACCCACGAGGCGCGACACGCCGCCTGGGCCGACCGGGTGGTGTTCCTGCGCGACGGCGTCGTCGTCGACAGCACCGGCCATCGCGAGCAGGCGGAGGACCTCCTCGCCGCGGGCGAGGCTGCGCGATGACCACGCTGGTCCGCCCGGAGGGACGCCCTGGGGGCCCCACCGGGGGGCGCGCCGACGGCGGTCGCCACACCCGCGACGCAGGTGGTGAGCCGAGCCGGTTCGCCGCCTGGCGCGCGAGCTGGGCGGTCGCGCTGCGGATGGCACGCCGAGACGTGCGTCGGCACAAGGGGCGCAGCGCGCTCGTCGTCGTCATGGTCGTGCTTCCCACCCTGTTGCTGTCGGCCCTGGTCACGGTTGCCGCCACCTCCGATGTCTCGGGGGCCGAGGTGATCCCCTCGATGATGGGGTCGGGCCAGGCACTCCTCGAGGGCCCTGATGCTCTGATGATCTCCCAGGAAGCCTCCACCACCCAGGGATACGGCAGCGGGCCCGAGCAGGCGAAGCCTGTCCCCGGCTTCGACGCCAGCGGCGACGCCTTCACCAATGCGGATGCCGTCTCGCAACTCGTGGGGGCTCCGGTCGTCCCGACGTCCACGTTTCTTGCGCGGACGACGATCGGCGACCGCCGAGTCAGCGTCGACGCAACCGCCCTCGACGGGCGAGCCGGTCTGGGTGACAAACTGCGGCTGCTGTCCGGCCGATGGCCCGAGGGCGACCGGCAGGCGCTCGTGACGGCGCACTGGCTGTCGCGTGGCCTTCCCGACAGCGGCACTGTCACCGTGACCGTCGCCGGCGCACAGCACACCCTGGACATTGTCGGCGTGGCCGCGATCCGCGAGCTGTATGGCTCGCCCGGCCTCGTCGTCTCCGAGCCACTCAGGAACGGCACGACCTCGGTCTCGGGCAGACACGCGTGGATCGTCACCGGGGACGACCCGGTCACCTGGTCGGAGGTGCTGGCCCTCAACCAGTACGGCTTCCAGGTCACCTCGGCCGCGGTGCTGCGCGATCCACCATCGACTGCCGAGATCCCCGAAGAGGCCAGGGGGTCAGCCGCCGCCGACAACCAGCAACTGAACCTCGTCATCGCGCTCGGCGCGGCGATGCTGCTCATCACGACGGCCCTGCTCGTCGGGCCGGCCTTCGCGGTCAGCGCGGCGCGACAGCGGCGCACTCTGGCGCTGGCGGCCAGCAACGGCGCGAGCACCGCCGTGCTTCGGCGCACGGTGCTGGCCCAGGCACTGGTGCTGGGCACGGCATCGGCGGTGCTCGGGGTGCTGCTCGGGGTCGCCGCCGCCCGGGGGATCATCGCGTGGACGATGCGCGGGGGCCAGGGCATCGCAGGTCCCTTCGACATCCGATGGGGCCTCCTGGCTGGCGTCGCCCTGTGCGCGGTGGCCAGCACACTCATCGCGGCACTTGCGCCGGCGCGACGGCTGGGTCGCCTCGACATCGTGGGGGTGATGCGGGGTCAGAGCGTCTCTCCCCGCCCGAGCCGTTGGGTGTTCGCCGCCGGCCTGCTCATCGCGGGAGCAGGCGGTGCGCTGATCCTGTGGGGGACGGGGCTCATCTCGACCGACGGGGGTGTTCGCTATGTCTTCGGGGTCTCACCGGAGGTCTTCGTGGTCGCCGGAGCCGTCGCCCTCATCCTCGGCGCACTCTTCCTCGTTCCCATGGTCCTGGCTGGGGTCGGCCGCCTCGGGGGCTCACTCCCCACGTCGCTTCGGATCGCCGCACGCGACCTCGCACGCCACCGGTCACGAAGCGCCCCCTCAGTTGCTGCCGTTCTCGCGGCCGTCTCGGGCCTGACCTTTGGGCTCACCGGCCTGTCCAGTGACACGGTGCAACGTGAACGTGAGTACGTCGCCCAGACCATCAGGGGGGAGGCACTGGTGCAGGCACCCACCGGCCTGCTGGACGTCGCCGCGGTTCGGGCAGCGGCACCCTCACTCGTCGTCTCGGAGAACTTCGCGGTCGACACCGGCGACCCTTGGCTGCGCGACGAGGAACCGACCGCGCCATACCGGTTGCTCTTCGCCAACGTCGTGCCCGATGGCTGCACGCCCGAACGCAGCGTGAACGACCTGCAGTGGATCCCGCCCAACGACGACGAGGCGTACTTGGGCTCCCCCTGCCAGGTGGCGGGTACCAACGGCTACAACGGGATGACGTTGACCCTCCTGCCCGCCGACGAGATCGCGAGGCGACTGGGTCTCGACGCCGCGCAGTCACAGGCGGTGCGGGACGGCGCCGCCGTGGTGCGCGGCACGCGTGGTGTGGACGCGTCGGGCACGGTCCGGATCGTGCGGGGCACCACGCTCGCCGACCCCACCGCCGTCGAGGTCGTGGACGCGGTCCAGGACCTCGAGGTCGACCAGGACGTCAGGGTGCCGGTCATCGCCATGCCGCAGACGAAGGACTCGGCAGCGCGGATGCTCGGCGCATCCTTGGTACTCGCCATCGACACGCCGACGACCCGTGACTGGCCGACCCTGCCGACAACGCTCACCGTTCGGGATCCTTCCGGGTCCCCGATCAGCGATGAGACTGCCGAGCAGCTGAGCCTCGCCCTCGGCGACGACGCCTGGGTCGCGGTGGAGCAAGGGTTCCAGCGGGAGGACAGGCTCGTCGTCGCAATCCTGCTCGGCGTGTTCGCCCTGCTCGTGCTCGTCATCACGCTCACGTCCACCGCTCTCACGCTGGCCGAGCAGCAGAGCGACCAGGCGACCCTGGCGGCGCTCGGGGCGACCCGGGGTACCCGACGGGCCATGGCGGCCGCCCAAGCGTTCATGCTCGCAGCGGTCGGGTGCCTGCTGGGGGTCGCCGTCGGGCTCGTACCAGGCAGTGCCATGGCCAGGTTGCTGACGAGCCAGGGCTGGGACCCGCTGACCGGCGCCTCGACGTCGGACGGCGCGATCCTCGTCATCCCGTGGTTCTCACTGCTCATCGTGGGCGTGCTGGTACCGGTGGTGGCGGGCGCGATCGCGTGGGCCGGCATCCGCAAGGCTCCGCAGGTCACCCGCCGCGCCACCTGACCCTCTGAACTTTCTCGCCCGATGCCGGAAGGTTCACCTTCGCAAGGCATCCAATGTGGTGCGAACGTGAAGCTAGTGGCATCGGGCGGGAAGATTCTTGGCCGCCGGGGTCGGGCGGGGATGCCGGTAGAATGGCCGGAGCACAGGGTCCTGGTGCGTCCTTGGAGGCGGGTTCGGCGCACACTCGTTTCGCCCTCCCCGGGCGCAGACCAGGAAGCTGCGCATGTCCCCCCTCGCCTCCTACCGGCGGCTGTTCAGCCTCGCCGGCCCGCTCTACGTCGCCATCGCCTTCATCGGCCGCCTCCCCTTGGCCATGGCCCAGATGGGCACCCTGCTGCTCGTCGCCGGAACCACCGGCTCCTACGGCACCGGTGGCGCCGCCGCCGGCGCCCTGGCCGTGACCAACGCCATCGGCGCCCCGATCGCCGGGGCCCTGGCCGACCGGGTCGGGCAACGGCCCGTCGTGTTCGTCCAGTCGGTGCTCGGCGGGCTCGGGCTGATCGCCCTCGTCGTGCTCGCCCACGCGCAGGTCACCCCGTGGATCGTCATCCTCACCGCAGCCGTCGCCGGCGCCGCGATGCCGCAGATCGGCCCACTCGCACGGGTGCGCTGGCGCCCCATCACCCGCAACCAGCAGCACCACCAACCGCGCCTGATGGAGGCCGCCTTCTCCTACGAGGGCGCCGCTGACGAGGCCTCCTTCGTGCTCGGCCCGGCGCTGCTCGGCCTCATCGTCGTCGTGGCCAGCCCCGAGATCGCCCTGCTCATCGCCGCCGCGATCCTGCTCGTCTTCGGCTGCGCATTCGCGTTGCACCCCACCGCCCGCCTCACCCACGCCCACCGCCCGGATGCCGTGACCACCGCCCGTCTCGTCACCGGCACCTTCGCGATCCTGCTCGTGGCACAACTGCTCATCGGGGTGGTGTTCGGCTCCATCCAGACCGGCACGACGGTGCTCACCACGGATGCCGGGCAGAGCGGCCTCGCAGGTCTGGTGCACGCCTGCCTCGGGGTCGGGTCGGTCATCGCCGGGCTCGCCGTCGCGGCCCTGCCCGCCCGCTTCGGGTACG encodes the following:
- a CDS encoding DUF1304 domain-containing protein, which translates into the protein MSTVALVLTGLVALIHVYIVLLEMLWWDTPRGRAAFGTSRELASQTKVLAANQGLYNGFLVAGLLLAMVGPSEHRFAFAVFTLGCVIVAGLYGAATASRKILFVQTVPAALALAAQFLAR
- a CDS encoding ABC transporter ATP-binding protein — protein: MAPSPLTERAERGGRGGGGGRGGAMTIDPRDRAQLADAPVPISRVLALFRPHRGRVAVVVAIIVATSIVSLAQPFLVREIVDVALPRQDVRLLLLAVGGMVAVAAITQLLGVLQTWLSTQVGQRVMHELRTRVFTHLQRQSLGFFTRTRGGEVQSRLTNDVNGMQGVVTSTATSIAANLTTAVATAIAMVALSWRLALLSLLVIPPALWLTRKVALIRRAVTAQQQRHLADLNHQIDEGLSVSGVRLAKTLGTSTRNAQRFATTSHELVDLELRSQLAGRWRMATMQIVFAVIPALVYLAAGLPATSSGMTIGTLVAFTTLQAGIFRPLMGLLNVGAQWVASMALFSRVFEYLDLVPDVPAPTHPVSLDPASVRGSVAIEGVTLRYPGADRDAVAGLTLAVPAGSTLALVGATGSGKSTVAGLLARLHDPDAGRVTVDGVDVRDLDPDVLASIVGVVSQESYLVHAPVRDNLLLARPEASEGELWAALAAAQVADLVASLPDALDTVVGARGHRFSGGEQQRLAVARTILRDPPVLVLDEATSALDTSTERALQRALDELARGRTTITIAHRLSTVRDADRIAVLDAGRLVESGTHDELVASGGQYAALVAAAERTEIDQ
- a CDS encoding MarR family winged helix-turn-helix transcriptional regulator, with product MTRPTSSETPDLGDLVMRVARTLRRRGAEAMAPWEIAPHHARALKVISRHEGLRLGELAAHLRVAPRSVTDVVDALESRGLLAREPDPGDRRATVLVLTASGRQLMQEIGQARRADADTYFARLSATDRADLERILRTLDTAG
- the hutH gene encoding histidine ammonia-lyase → MSSASSTPGLEPVTVGLGPLTIDEVVQVARHDAPIALAPESLAEVRRTREVIRGLADDTEPHYGVSTGFGALATRHIPTEMRRQLQRSLVRSHAAGSGPEVEREVVRALMLLRISTLATGRTGIREETLTTYVAMLNAGIAPVVHEYGSLGCSGDLAPLSHCALALMGEGEVRDANGDRMPAAQALADAGIAPVELQEKEGLALINGTDGMLGMLCLAIHDLRDLLVVADVATAMSVEGLFGSDDVFAADLHALRPQPGQAVSAENIRTLMAHSGIRESHRTEACTRVQDAYSLRCAPIVTGSARDTVDHAARVAGWELASAVDNPVVTPDGRVESNGNFHGAPVAYVLDFLAIVAADVASMSERRTDRFLDKARNHGLPPFLADDPGVDSGHMIAQYTQAAIVSEMKRLAAPASVDSIPSSAMQEDHVSMGWSSARKLRRSVDGLSRVLAVEVLTAARGIQLRAPLEPAPATASVVATLTASDAGRPGPDRWLAPEIETAVGLVVDGSIRRAAEAVTGPLA
- a CDS encoding IclR family transcriptional regulator; translation: MANAPAAGQALDVLGLIARRGEPVPAAAIARDLGLPRSTVYHLLTVLVDRGYVRHLPEARRYGLGLAAYELGSAYQRQAPLERLARGVMDHLVDQTGHNAHLAVLHGRDVLYVIEQRATGRPLLVTDVGVRLPAVLTASGLAMLAALPPAQVRALFPDRTALVQRDGRGPASTTRLRAELQTVRQRGHAVEDGLVTPGIGSVAVAVLDHNDYPVAGVAVSYPQADVDAVATAALVRAVTQAAGSLGRRLGRVTR
- a CDS encoding DUF1479 domain-containing protein, with the protein product MSVQTQSTDLGPAEPTPATTPAGPLPPLPHWESTPENLGEAIREVKAALRARIEASGRTVQEVFAVIEARVTEQVEAIEAALAAGENVWPVIDYADIESGTVTPDQLEALHRRGCLVVRGHFPREQALAWDAGIVDYVESNQFFENYRGPGDDFFGTVGSKPEIYPIYWSPAQMQARQSERMAAVQAFLNAQWVSESDGIQWFDPARDSLYPDRIRRRPPGVDSAGLGSHLDPGTLDLWMTTAYQQAFRHLFDGTVEQYDPWDAAHRTAGPQYPGSTMCSAFRTFQGWTALSDMDHDQGVLHTVPIPEAMGYLMLRPLLDDVADDDMCGVTTGQVFPATETWHSLLLRAMAGIPDVRAGDSVWWHADMIHSVAPVQDQQGWGNVMYIPAAPWCPRNEVYSEHVREAFLTGSSPSDFPEEHYEREWPNRFSAADLNETGRAGLGMA
- a CDS encoding NAD(P)H-quinone oxidoreductase, encoding MKAITIPEFGGPEALVLSEVPDPEPGTGEVLVQVAAAGVNRADVLQRQGHYAPPPGESEVPGLEVSGTIEALGDGVEGWSVGDEVCALLSGGGYAELVRVPAGQLLPVPSGVSLIEAAALPEVTCTVWSNVFLTANLQPGETLLVHGGSSGIGTMAIQLGRAIGAVVAVTAGSPEKLAACADLGAEVLVNYREEDFVERVLAATDGAGADVVLDNMGAKYLARNVAVLATGGRLVVIGMQGGTRAELDLGVLLRKRAAVIATSLRARPLGEKATIVAAVREHVWPLIEAGEVRPVVMSRHPLADAAAAHRELEASAHIGKILLTP